The genomic DNA TATTTTCGCTCTTTGCATTATTTTCTTTGTTTGGCTTTTTTTGGATAACAAAAAATGGGGAAGGTTTGAAAGATTTTTTTACGAAAGAAAGAGTTTTAACCAGAAGTATCTTACTAAAAATTATAATTTTTTCACTGTTATTAGCATATATTCTAACTTTAAAGCTGGGAGAGTTACAAGCGTTCGTCACTATATTTTTTAGTATGTTTTTTTCTCTTTTAATTGTTTTAAATTCATATCTGAGCAGAGACTAGTACGGAGTAGTGTCAGTTGATAGGTAAAGGGAATATAAAATCATACATAGATTCAAATTAAAAATACCAAAAAAATATGCAGTAAGCAGAAAAAGGCTCTTCGACAAGTAGTGTTTTTATTTCAACTATTAAGAGGTGGGGAGAAATGAAGGTGGTGACTGAGCCTGTTAGTAGTATTTGCAAGTTTGGTAGTAGAAATAGATTTATTTGCATTCTTTACTGCTCTCTCATTTAGGGAAGTAGTTTCTTTTTGAGGTATTTTAGGATTAACTGCAAAAGGTTTTAGTGCTGAAGATGCTATTGCTAGAGGATTGGACACAAGTGGAAAGGGTTGGATTGGATGATAGGTTGGTGAACTAAGCAATGTTTCACAGACTGTTTATTACGTAAGGTACATAAAATAAAACAATGTAAGTAAGGTGAAATAATGAAAAAACTGGATTCCCGATATATCGTAGGTGTATTTCTCTTATTGTTTGTTTTAAGAGGAATCTTAGAATTTATTTGGAAAGGCAATCATTCATTTACTCTCGATGAAATTTATTTTAGAGTTGCGATTGTTGTTGGTGTTGTGATTGGGTTGATACCAATTAATAAAGGCTGGGGTACGCTTAAATCTCTTTTTACCATTTTTTTGAGTGATTATTTACTGAAAAAGTTGTTTGATTATTTAGGATTAGAAAAAATAACCTTTACACTAATACCTTATCTTATTATTTTAGGAGTCCTTTTAATTATTTTTTTTGCTAGATTGATTATAAAAAACAAAAAAGGGGTCTCCCTACACTAAAAGAAGATTAGATAAAAACACTTCTGTTCCCACCGTTTATTCGGTTTTAGGTGGTGGAAGTGAACTAATGTATCACTCCCTTTTTTGGTGTTTATTTATTAATGAGGAATGGAAGAATATAATAAATAAGAAGAATCGGTAATTTTCCATTATTTTCAGATTCAGACTTCTGTTTGTGGTTGATAGGAGAAATGAAAAGATGGTGGCTAATCTCTTGAAAAAAGGGTGATGCCTATGGTTCATAGCTTTATCCCTAGAAGGGGGTAGGCAAGTGTCAAGTTTTGAAGCAATTCAACTGATGATCGCTTTTGCGACGTTAGTTTTGCTGATTATTAACTATAAGATGTTAATACAATGAAATATAACTTTAAAAATAAGAGTATAAAGCAAACATTTTGGTGTGTCTGCTCTATACTCTTTTGACTTGTTATTTAACTAAGGTCAGCTTTTGGAACACCGTTTATTTGAATTTAAATCAGAAATAAAAATGAATTTGCAAATGAATTTATTTTTTTGCCCCATACGCATAGTTTGTTAGTGAATTATTTACCAAATATGCACGCGTTTTTCAGGTGCTAGATACATCGGATCTTCTTCAGTGATCGCAAATGTTTCATAAAACTCTGCTAAGTTTTGTGGCTGGATATTCGCCCGAAGTTTCGCAGGTGCATGAACATCGATTTGTAAAAGCAATTGTTGGTATTCTTTTTTCGCTTTTGTACGCCAGATTGTCGCCCAATTCATGAAGAAATCGGCTGCTGAATAATCGTCTTCGGTCATTGCAGCTTCTAGTGCGCAACTTAATCCGCCAGCATCTGCAATATTTTCAGAAACGGTTAGTTTTCCATTGACTGTGCCATCAGCAAAAGGTACACCGTCAAACTGTTCGATCATGGCTTGCGCTTTTTCTTGGAAATGAGCGAAGTCGTCTTCTGTCCACCAGTTATTCAAGTTACCGAATTCATCAAATTTCGCACCGTTGTTATCAAACGCATGGGAAATCTCATGGGCAATGACTGCACCGATTCCGCCGAAGTTTGCCGAGCTAGATTGTTCCAAACTATAAAATGGTGCTTGTAAAATCGCAGCTGGGAAAACGATCACGTTTCGGAATGGATGATAGTACGCATTGACTGTATCAGCACTCATTTCCCATTCATCACGGTCGACGGGCTTGTTCCATTTACTGAAACGATCTTTTAGGGTTAGATGACTAAAGTTCAACGCATTTGAAAGCAAGGTACCACCTTCATTTGCGGGAACTGTTTGGAACGCATCGAACAAGGCAGGGATTTTATCAGGGTAACCGACTTGGATGCCTAATTTGTTCAATTTGACGATTGCTTTTTCGCGGGTTGCATCACTTAACCATTCATTCGTTTCGAGTCGTTTTTGGTAAACATTGATCATTTTCTTGACCATTTGTTCGACATCTTTTTTCGCTGCTTCGCCAAAATACTTGTTTCCGTAGTAATCGCCCAACACATGATCAAACTGTCCAGAAGCAAGGTAGTAAGCTGCTTTCTTTTGGGGCATTGCTTCATCGGTTCCTGATAAAGTCCGAGAGAAGATCCCGCTGACTTGACGGAAATCTTCAGATAGATAACTGCTTAATGAACGCACCGTTTTTACGATCATCCAGCTTTTAAGTAGTCGGAAATGTGGTGTCGTCAAAAGTTCAGCTAAATGTTCAAAGTAGACAGGGTCAGTAACGATCACTTGGTCTGGACGTGTGCCGATCAAGCCAGTGGTCAAGGTAGTTAAGTCAAGAGCATCGGTATATGCCGTAAATTCATTAAAGGCACGTGGGTTGTACATTTGGCTATAATCTGCATTTTCTTCCGCGCTTTTAACATGGGGCGCAATCAATTTATCGAATTGGATCGCTTGTTCGACGATTGCTTCTGCCTGACTTCTTTCTCTGCCGGTCATTTCTAAAAGTTGGACCATCATATCAAAAAAGACGGACAATAATTGAGCACCATTTGGATGTTCTGCTTCATAATAAGTTTTATCTGGTAAAAATAAAGAGGGTGGTGAAGCGAAAAAGGCATTGACCTGCGCATTTTTCATATCTGCATCCACATCTAAGACAACAGGCAACGGTAAACTGTCCAATGTCCATTCGGGAAATTGCTGATTTAATTCGTCAAAGGAAGTGAGTTGCTCGATCCTTTCGAGGATTGGTTGTAAAGGTGTCGCACCTAATTGATCTCTATATTCATAATCATTTGCTAGTTGATAATAAGCAAGGAAGTGACGCATTTTATCAGATGTAACTTTTGTTGGATCAGCTAACATCTCATCTGTATCTCGCATCATTAGTTGATCAATGCCATCAACTAAATCCTGAAACCCACCAGTTGCTGGCTTATCGGCAGGAATTGTTGCTGTTTTTAACCATTCTTCATTTACTGCTTCAAAAAAATCTTGTTTCAAACGTTCTTGGTTCATTGAATCATCGCTCCTTTTTAGTTCCGTGTGCCCATTATCTAACAAAAAAGCAGAATAAACAAATGGAATGTAAAATCTATTTCAAAGCGACAAGTTTTGTAATCGGTTTCTTTTGCAAACAAGATCTAAAATCATTTTACATACGAATCAGGAAAAATGTTCAAAACGCGCAATCGACCATTAGTCACTCTGATTTATTTTTTTAGGACTATCCCTTATAATGTAGGTGGAGGTGATTGATTCTGAGTAAAGTAAGTGGGAAATGGCAAGAAATCACGCTCGATGGCAAAACAGAGCGAATCAGTGAGTTTCGTCTGCTCAAAAGGAAACAGGAAAACGAATACTATTTAGCAGTGATTTTTGAAAATGAGAGTTATTTGATCGTTGATCCTCATGGAAAACCAGTCGAATTTATGACAGCGGTAAACGCCTATTCAACAAGCATTTCAACATCCACTATGTGGCAAGAAGCCAGTATAAATGCAGAAGGAATTGACGATGAGCTGATCGATAAACTTCTGGCAAAGTGGGCGCAACAAGCGCCAACGACTTATTTAGTTGATTGTTGGGTAGGCTTGCCAGAGCAACGTTTCTTGACTTATAAAAAGTGGCGAACAACGTCTGGTTATCTTTGTGGCACTTATGCGGCAGCAGTGTTACTTGCCTACTATCAAGATTATTATATGCCGAATCTGATTCCTTCAGCTATTCGTCAAAAAGATTCCCGCGATGCGAAAGAATTGATCCAAAAACTGCGTAAAACGATCCAACCTTTAGGCTTGCCTACCGTACCTATCCAAGTAAGTACAGGGATCTCAGCCTTTTTTAGAACACAACAGCAACCGATTTATGCCAGAAGTACAGTAGTCGGTTCTTGGCAACGAGCAACAAAGCGGATTCGCGAAGGAAAACCTGTGATGATCGGTATTTTAAGATTGCTAGGCAGTACCTACGGCAATCATTGGGTCACTGCTTATGCTTACTATGAATCAGCTTCTGGTGAGCGTTATTATAAAGTCCATGATAATTGGGGAAACACAAATAAAGTGATTCCTGCAAGTTGGGGAAATGGAACAGTCTCACTTCCTTGATTATTTTCAGAAAATACCAGAAATACGGAACGAAATATGTTAAACTATCGAAGAATAGAGAAGTTTGGGAGGATGTCATGAGTAAAAAGTATCAGGACGACACGTTGAAAATCTTTAGTTTGAATGGGAATCGACCGTTAGCAGAAAAAATCGCCAAAGTATTTGGAACAGAGTTAGGGAAAAGTGTAGTCAAACAATTTAGTGATGGAGAAATTTCAATCAACATTGAAGAAAGTATCCGTGGCGACCATGTCTACATCGTTCAATCGACGAATGCACCAGTCAATGATTACTACATGGAATTATTGATCATGATCGATGCGATGAAACGTGCAAGTGCCAAAACGATCAATGTGGTGTTGCCTTATTATGGTTATGCGAGACAAGACCGTACAGCGAAGCCCCATGAACCAATTACAGCAAAATTGATTGCGAACATGCTTGAAGAAGCAGGAGCAACTCGTGTATTGACCTTAGATCTGCATACGGTGCAAGTACAAGGATTCTTTGATATTCCAGTAGATAACTTATTTACAATGCCATTATTTGCGCATTATTACCGTGAACTTGGTCTGGTCGGCGATGACATTGTCGTTGTTTCACCAAAGAACAGTGGTGTCCAACGCGCGCGTAGCTTATCAGAGTATTTGAATAGTACGTTAGCGATCGTTGATCATGCGGACGAAGAAGTCGAAGGGACAGCAGCAAGTTACGTGATCGGGAATGTTCAAGGAAAAACGTGTATCCTGGTTGATGATATTTTAAATACTGGATTGACATTCGCTCGAGCAGCCAAAGTCTTGAAAGAAAATGGCGCCAAAGATATCTATGTTTGTGCTTCCCATGGCTTGTTGTCAGAGCCTGCAAAAGAGATCTTGGACGAAGCACCGATCAAAGATATCTGTATCACTGATTCTGTCTATACACCAGAAGACCGTCACCCTGAAAACTTGACGATCGTCACTTGTTCAAACTTGATGGGGGAAGCCGTCAAACGTATCCATGAAAACACGCCAATGAGCCCATTGTTCCGTTTGGAAGAGAAGAGCTTTAGATAAAAAATGAAACACCATAAAATGACTGAATTTAGGTCATTTTATGGTGTTTTTTGCTCGGAACTTGGACATATCTACTAAAAAAATCCTCTTTTTGCCTAAGTTTATTTTTGGTAACTGGCTATTTCTATGCTAGAATGTGCCTAGCTCTATTTGAAAGGGATGAATACATTGGGCAATATTTATTTAGATCATGCAGCGACGACGCCGATGCATCCGTTGGTAATCAAAGAAATGATGGATATCATGGAAGGGACATTTGGCAATCCTTCGAGCATTCATGGATTTGGTCGGATGGCTCATGAAAAATTAGAAAATGCTAGACAAATCGTGGCAGATAGTTTGCACGTCCGCTCGCATGAGATTATTTTTAACAGTGGCGGAACGGAAGGTGATAATACTGCGATTCTTGAAACAGCATTCTCACGTCAAAATGAAGGGAAACATCTAATCACTACAGTTATTGAACATCCAGCAGTTTTGAATACGATGAAGTATCTTGAAAAAAAGGGTTTTGAGGTTACATATCTACCAGTTGACCAAAAAGGGAATATCTCAATCGCTGATTTCCGCTCGGCTTTAAGAGAAGACACTATTTTAGTCTCGATCATGTACGGGAACAATGAAATCGGCAATTTATTACCAATCAAAGAAATCGGTGAAATTTTACGAGAACATCCAGCCTATTTCCATACGGATGCTGTTCAAGCTTATGGTAATCAAACGATTCACCCTCAAGAGTTAGGAATCGATCTTTTGAGCATATCTGGTCATAAAATCAATGGACCGAAAGGAATCGGTTTTTTATATAAAAGAGATGGCGTAAATATCCCACCTTTGCTTTTAGGCGGAGAACAAGAAGAAAAACGCCGTGCCGGTACAGAAAACTTAGCGGGGATCTGTGGATTAGCAAAAGCGGTAGAAATATTAACGCTGGAAGAAAGAGAAGCACGTAACAAAAAATACTTGGGCTTCCAACAACTGATTTTAGATAAATTGGCAGAGAATGAGATTGAATATGCGATCAATGGTGATTTGACGAATAAATTACCTCATGTACTGAATTTACGTATTCCAGGGATCGTCAACGATCTATTATTGATGAAATTGGATCTACAAGGCTTTGCGATCTCAATCGGTTCGGCATGTACTGCTGGAAATATCGAACCTTCTCATGTACTAGAAGCCATGTATGGAAAAGGAACACCATTCTTGAAAGAATCCATCCGCATCAGTTTTGGCTATGGGAATACAGAAGAAGAAGTCCAACGATTTGCTGATGGTTTAGTCAAAGCAATCTAAGCGCTAAAAAACCTAGTAAAACGAGTTAGAAACTTTTATAATAAAGAGGAAACTAAACTTACTGAGGTGAAAAAGATGGCATTTGAACAAACAGCGTCCGTACTCGGTTCTCCAGTTAGCTACCGTTTACATCCAGATGCAAAAAGATACACATTACGCGACAATGGCTTTACAGAAACAAATGGCGGGAACTATCAATTGATTCGTCCGCTTGATGCAACACCACAAAGCAAAGAGGGTTTTAAATTAAAAATCACGGTTGCAAAAGACATCAAGACAATGAAGATGTCGATCACGACAGCCAATGGCTTGCGTGCAGTCGATATTTTTAAAGATCCAAAGCAAAAAATGAGTCAAGATAAGTTTTATTTCTTGATGGATAGCATGATCAGTCGTGGACTATTTGAAAAAGTAGAAGGCTAAGTACTCATGTGACACAACAAAGAAAAACAAAAAAGTACCCGAACACTAGGAAAACAAGTGCATGTATCGTCTTCATGTGACGGCGAGCATGCGTAACTGTCCTTCCTAGCGCTTGGGTACTTTTTTTATTTATCGGTCAATGATCATTCAACTTTTGACCATTCATCTAAGGTTTTTCCTTGGGCATCTTTTAGTTCTAACCAACTATTTGTTCCGCCATAATACAGTAACAGGCTAGCTTCATTCACACTTTTGACGATGATATCCTCCACAACTTTCCCATCTTTGATCTGCTCTTGGTAGTCAGCCCGCATCTTATCTCCATATTTCGCGGCATAACTAACCGAACCATCTTTATTCAAAGGGGCATCAAGTAATAACGTAGCGCCAGCTTTGATCAACATCTCATTGCGACTGATCCAGTAAAGTGTTGCCTTGCTACCACGAAATTCCACAGTAAAAGGAATCTCGCTGATTTGTTTTGTCCACCGGTGACGCGCTTTGGCAGGTTTCTTTTTCGTTGCAGTAAGCGGAGCAAATCCGTAGCCAAACGTTGATAACACAGTCGTTACTTTTTCGATCGTCGGGGCTAATTTTTTGGTTGCTTCAACTGGGATTTTTTCTTTGAAATCTTTGTCTTTTTCTGATGTTAGACCAGCTTCGGCGGCTTGATTATTCATTAGATACATAAAATAATCTGCTTCAAGATCCCATGGTAAATGGATAGTGATGACTTGGTCAAAGGATTTTGGGCGGATCTTTGTACCAATTGCCAGACACTTTTTGTCTAAGTAATAAAGATAAAAGGAATTTTCTATTTCTTTTACTGGCTTTGAACAAATAGAGAGTTGGATTTGTTCTTCCTCTAATTGGATCTGTGTTTCAGAAGCAGTGATCGTGGTGTGAAAACTAACCTTGGTCATAGGTGTATCCTCCCGTTTTTTTCTACAGTGTACCATGTTTTTCAAGCAATAATAAAATAATCATAATTATAAAAAAATATAAGACAAATGAATGGTAAAATACAGAAAGAATACAAAATTTGGAGGCGTTATGCAGAAATACTGGAAAAAGAATATTAATTTATTTTTGATGGGACAATTTTTATCAGGAATCACAAGTATGGTCGTTCAATATGCTATTATTTGGTATTTGACGCAAGAAACAGGTTCTGCAACTATTTTAAGTTTTGCCACATTATTAGGAATGCTGCCGATGGTTCTATTAAGTCCGTTTGTTGGGCCGCTGATCGATCGCTGGGATAAGAAAAAATTATTGATTTATACGGATATCATTGTTGCGATCTTTGCACTTATTTTATCCATTGTAGGAACAGTGATGTCGACCTTTCCGCTCTGGTTAGTGTTTGTCTCTTTATTTATTCGCTCGGTCGCACAGACATTTCAAATGCCGACGATCCAATCGATTTTACCAACAATGGTTCCAGAAGAAGAATTAACAAGGGTCAATGGGCGATTGGGGATGGTGCAATCAGCGAATTATATCGTTGCTCCTGGATTAGGTGCTTTTTTATTTGCTGCGGTACCGATGAATGCTTTGATTCTTTTGGATGTATTAGGTGCCATTCTTGGTGTAGGATTGTTGATTCTTGTGGTAATTCCCAAGATGGACATCCAAGGAGAAGCAGTTCATTTGTTAGCTGATACTAAATTTGGAGTAAAGAAACTATATGAGAAGCGAGGGTTATGGCATATTATGCTCAATGGGGCAGTTTTCATGCTGTTGTTCATGCCTGCCGCAAGCTTATATCCACTGATGACGATGGGTTATTTTAATGGCACAGTTGGGCAAGCGGGATTGATCGAAGTCATTTACGCCGTTGGAATGTTAGTCGGAGGCGCAATCATTGGTTTTTCTGGTCATTTTAAGAATCGAATGCAGCTAGTGATCATCTCCTATATCGTCTTAGGGGTATCCATCACAGCGAGTGGTTTATTGCCAGCAACCTCACAAGGATTTATTTACTTTGTTCTGTTGAATGCCATTGCCGGTTTGGCTACGCCTTACTACAATACATTAGTCATGGCGATGATCCAACAAAGTTTTGAGCCAAGTATTTTAGGAAGAGTGTTGGGTGTGTTCAATTCACTGATGTCTCTGCCTGGTCCAATCGGTTTGATCTTTGCTGGACCACTAGCAGATGCCATTGGTGTGGAGAAACTATTTGTGATTGCTGGTGTCGGTACATTACTTTGCGCAATTGCACTGTACTTGGTTCCTTCAGCCAGAAACTACGATTTAGAATTACAAAGTAAACATAGCTAAGACAAAGCAATAGATTTCTTTTTTTAAGATAGGCATTGATTGCCTATTTTTTTGTTTTCACATACGATATTTATAAAGGAGAGTGAGCTTAGATGAATTATTTTATCAGCGATATGCATTTTTTCCATGAACGGTTGCTCGGTAATAGTGATTTTTCGCCGAGACCATTTAAAAATATTGCCCGCATGCATCATCAATTAATCACTAGTTGGAATGCAGTCGTAAAGGAATCCGACCATGTTTATCATCTAGGGGACCTCGCGATGCATCCTAAGTATGAAAAAGGTAGCGCAGAAATTCTTTCTTTAGTCAAAGAACTGAATGGCACGATCCACTTTATCAAAGGGAATCATGACAGTCGGGCCTTTTTCAACTACTTGGAACAACATGATCCGTGGAAAAAGGAAGGAAAGCAAAAATTTCACTTTTATGATGTAGGTGTCATCATAAAATTCAATCACCAACAATACTATCTGACCCATTATCCATTGTTGCTCGGAGGCAATGATAAAATACGCAATCTTCATGGACATATCCATCACTACAGCGTACCCATCGGCAACGACGTCAATGTAGGAGTAGATGCGCCGGAGCGAGAATTATTAAAAGCAAAACGCCCGTTTGGCACGCCACTTTCGGAAGCAGAGATTGAAGAAATCTATGAAGCAAAGTTTCAAGAGCTACAAAAAATTCAACGCTAAACATCGCTCGATAATTTTAAACCGTTAGTTATTTTTAAATTATTCTTAATTAAAGAATAGTTTAGATAATAAGCGGTTTTTGTTTACATTTAAATCCATTTTTGTTCTAAATTTTAAGTTATTATAAATCCATATCAAATAGAGAGGTGATGACATATGATCAAAAAATTGAGTGTAAGTTTAGCTTCTGTTGGCCTATTCAGTGCATTTGCTTTTGGTGCTGTTCCTACCTTTGCTGACACATCGCAAGGAACAGAACAAGTCGGTGAAGAAGTAGAAACAAAAGAAGAACTATTAAAAATGTTGCAAGAAGAATACGGCACAGAAGACAGATTTTATCTTGAATTTGAGGATGATGAATACAAAGAAGAAATCAATCCAGTAACTGGAATGGCTAGAACCACTAATAAAAAAACAGAGGAAACGGAAGAATATGAAGCATTCGGGGAATTTGAATTATTTACAAAAGAAGAATTTCTAAAATCACTACAAGAAGAATACGGGACAGAGGACAAATTCTTTTTAGAGTATGAAGATGATCAAACGAAAGAAGAAATCAATCCGATTACTGGAATGGCTCGAATAACAGATAAGGAAAAGGGGACGATTGAAGAGTACGATGCGTTCAAAGCACTTGAAACAGTCACAAATGACAAACTGCTTCAAACATTGCAAGAAGAATATGGTACAGAAAATCGCTTTTATCTAGTTTATGAAGATGAAGAGATCAAAGAAGAGATTAATCCTGTGACAGGAATGAGCCGACTGACTGATAAAGAATCCGGTGAAGTCGATGAACTCTCCCTCATCGAAGAGACAGAAGTTGCTGGATCAGAAGAATAACCATTAGGAAAAGAAGGTGAAAAGAAGGTGGGGGATGGATTCCCTCAAGAAATAAGGCGACAGCTACAAAAAATGTTTTCAAATTTTTGTAGCTGTCGCCTTTCTGATGAGATTACTTCTGTTCCCAACGTATATTCGGTTTTAGGGTGTGAGACAAAAGGAAATGTTACTTTTGTCTCACACCTGTTTTATTTTCGCCATTCATCTAGATATTAGGTGGAAAAAGTGTAGAGTCCATTTGTTCAATCCTTGTTAACAACTTTATAGATTCATCAGACATAAAATCCAAGGAGCTATTGAAAGTTTAAATAATACAATTGACGAGTTTTCCTTGATTATTCAATCCTTTACCAACAGTGGCTGTTCCATCATTCAAACGTTTAAGATCATTCGTGATATTTGTTGAGTAGACGATAAGGACCTCTTCAGGATAATAGTTGGACTGTGTTCAATGGACCATAAGTTCCATATTCAGGATTTTTTCAAAAATAATATTATCTACAGAGTTTCCAATAGTGAAGAACCTTCGTGGTAGGATTTTTGCTAACCGTTCTGCTTGCTTGTATAAATACATATTATTGTCTTAACGTTTGTATTCTTTCAATTGATTTTCATCTAAATGAGGTATCTGATTGTAATAAATAATTGGCATTTCCTTGAATGACTGATAGACTTCCACTTCAGCATAGACCTGTATACTTGAGAATTGAAGTGAAACAATTAATAAAAAAATTGTGAAAAAAAGTTTAATATCCATAATAATCTCTCTTTTTTCTATGATAAAATAATAACATATAATTTTTTTCAAAAAAATATATTTTTTGTTTTTTATCGTAATTGAAAAAAAGAGAATATATAATTTAAAATTATTAATATAATAAAATTTCGTGTTTATAATAAATTATTTCCATGTTGAGTGTTTGGTTATATGTTATTTAAACTTTTGTATTAAATAACTAATTATCAATTTTTTTGATTATTTAAAATGAAGCGAAGATAGGAGTAGCTTATGAATGAGTACAAAATCGGCTTGTGTATGTCAATGTCCTTATCTATTCTGTGTATTATTGGTTCGCTGATTGATGGACGTGGACTAATTGGATTGTTGTTAGTTTTTTTAACAATTATTCCAGGATTTTTTGGGATCTATTTTACAACTAAAATCACTATGGATAAGCTTCTGAAATCTTTTTTGTTCATCGTAAATTATTTATTCGCAACGCATCTTCATATCAGATATTTAATCCAGTTTTTAACGAGGGTTCTATAGGTTACAAGAGATTAACGAATAAAAATCAGTTGGATCAATGAATCGTATCACCTAAAAGGTGTGAAAAGAAAGGAAGATTGGATGGACGGTTATAAAACCGGTTTAGTTGGTTCTATGATTTTATCGATCTTATGTTTATTGGGAATAATCATAGATTATAGAGGGTATGTTGGTTTTATTTTGTCATTTGTAATCATAATTCCTGGCTTTTTGGGAATTTATTTTACTACAAAAACTACCATGAAAAAGTACGTAGAGTGGACTCTGTTAGTCGCGAATTATTTATTTGCGACTATGCTTAGTGGTTGGTATTTTATTCATGCTTTTTTAGATTTATATAAATAAAGTATTGTATATCTCAAAAAATAAGAAAAAGGAGAAATCAGAATGACTCAAAATAAAAAGTATTTAATTTTATCATTTGTCTTTTTAGGTCTGTCATGTCTGCTTGCTATGCATTATTTTTTACCTTATATGCAATACCCTCTTATATTTCGAAGAATCATTATTATTGGCTGTTGGCTACTAAGCGGATTTAGTTTATTTTTTTGTCGAGGAATCAGGAATAAACTTCTGAAAGTGATTGTCATTGGCATCAACATTTTCTGTATCTATGGTTGGTGGATTTTTTATTGATTGTTAAGTTCTATCAAGTAAACTGGTCATCCGAACAACAATAACTTAAATGAAATTATGAGAGGAGATAGTTATGAACGGTTATAAAATCAGGTTAATTGTTTCTATGATTTTATCGATTTTATGTTTATTGGGAGCAATCATAGATTACGGAGGATATATCGGCTTCATCTTGGTGTTTGTGATCATTATCCCAGGACTTGCGGGAATCCATTTTACCACAAAAATCACTATGAGAAGGTACTTGAAATGGTCTCTGTTAGTCGTGAATTATTTATTTGCGACTACGCTCACCATATGGGATTTGGTCTATGTTTTCTTACAATTTTTTTATAAATAAAAAGGAACAGGCGTATCAAGAAAGATATTGAAAGAAGGAGAAAAAAATGATTCAAAATAAAAAATATTGGATTTTGTCGTTTGTATTATTGATACTTTCATGTCTACTTGCTAGACATTATTTTTTATCCTATAGACTATATCCACTTGTATATCAAAGGATTATTGTCTACGGTTGTTGGATACTAAGCGGATTTAGTTTATTTTTTTGTCGGGCGATCAGTAATAAATTTCTGAAGCGTATTGTCATTAGCATCAACATTTTCTGTATTTATGGTTGGTGGTTTATATATGATTTTTGAAAATACAGATATT from Enterococcus mundtii includes the following:
- a CDS encoding dihydrolipoamide dehydrogenase; the protein is MILSKVSGKWQEITLDGKTERISEFRLLKRKQENEYYLAVIFENESYLIVDPHGKPVEFMTAVNAYSTSISTSTMWQEASINAEGIDDELIDKLLAKWAQQAPTTYLVDCWVGLPEQRFLTYKKWRTTSGYLCGTYAAAVLLAYYQDYYMPNLIPSAIRQKDSRDAKELIQKLRKTIQPLGLPTVPIQVSTGISAFFRTQQQPIYARSTVVGSWQRATKRIREGKPVMIGILRLLGSTYGNHWVTAYAYYESASGERYYKVHDNWGNTNKVIPASWGNGTVSLP
- a CDS encoding M13 family metallopeptidase, whose amino-acid sequence is MNQERLKQDFFEAVNEEWLKTATIPADKPATGGFQDLVDGIDQLMMRDTDEMLADPTKVTSDKMRHFLAYYQLANDYEYRDQLGATPLQPILERIEQLTSFDELNQQFPEWTLDSLPLPVVLDVDADMKNAQVNAFFASPPSLFLPDKTYYEAEHPNGAQLLSVFFDMMVQLLEMTGRERSQAEAIVEQAIQFDKLIAPHVKSAEENADYSQMYNPRAFNEFTAYTDALDLTTLTTGLIGTRPDQVIVTDPVYFEHLAELLTTPHFRLLKSWMIVKTVRSLSSYLSEDFRQVSGIFSRTLSGTDEAMPQKKAAYYLASGQFDHVLGDYYGNKYFGEAAKKDVEQMVKKMINVYQKRLETNEWLSDATREKAIVKLNKLGIQVGYPDKIPALFDAFQTVPANEGGTLLSNALNFSHLTLKDRFSKWNKPVDRDEWEMSADTVNAYYHPFRNVIVFPAAILQAPFYSLEQSSSANFGGIGAVIAHEISHAFDNNGAKFDEFGNLNNWWTEDDFAHFQEKAQAMIEQFDGVPFADGTVNGKLTVSENIADAGGLSCALEAAMTEDDYSAADFFMNWATIWRTKAKKEYQQLLLQIDVHAPAKLRANIQPQNLAEFYETFAITEEDPMYLAPEKRVHIW
- a CDS encoding DUF1831 domain-containing protein → MAFEQTASVLGSPVSYRLHPDAKRYTLRDNGFTETNGGNYQLIRPLDATPQSKEGFKLKITVAKDIKTMKMSITTANGLRAVDIFKDPKQKMSQDKFYFLMDSMISRGLFEKVEG
- a CDS encoding ribose-phosphate diphosphokinase, translating into MSKKYQDDTLKIFSLNGNRPLAEKIAKVFGTELGKSVVKQFSDGEISINIEESIRGDHVYIVQSTNAPVNDYYMELLIMIDAMKRASAKTINVVLPYYGYARQDRTAKPHEPITAKLIANMLEEAGATRVLTLDLHTVQVQGFFDIPVDNLFTMPLFAHYYRELGLVGDDIVVVSPKNSGVQRARSLSEYLNSTLAIVDHADEEVEGTAASYVIGNVQGKTCILVDDILNTGLTFARAAKVLKENGAKDIYVCASHGLLSEPAKEILDEAPIKDICITDSVYTPEDRHPENLTIVTCSNLMGEAVKRIHENTPMSPLFRLEEKSFR
- a CDS encoding cysteine desulfurase family protein — translated: MGNIYLDHAATTPMHPLVIKEMMDIMEGTFGNPSSIHGFGRMAHEKLENARQIVADSLHVRSHEIIFNSGGTEGDNTAILETAFSRQNEGKHLITTVIEHPAVLNTMKYLEKKGFEVTYLPVDQKGNISIADFRSALREDTILVSIMYGNNEIGNLLPIKEIGEILREHPAYFHTDAVQAYGNQTIHPQELGIDLLSISGHKINGPKGIGFLYKRDGVNIPPLLLGGEQEEKRRAGTENLAGICGLAKAVEILTLEEREARNKKYLGFQQLILDKLAENEIEYAINGDLTNKLPHVLNLRIPGIVNDLLLMKLDLQGFAISIGSACTAGNIEPSHVLEAMYGKGTPFLKESIRISFGYGNTEEEVQRFADGLVKAI
- a CDS encoding putative holin-like toxin, producing MSSFEAIQLMIAFATLVLLIINYKMLIQ